The genomic interval ACCGGTGACAGATGAGGAATTTAATAAAATGAATTCAGGAAATCTTTAATATTTTCCTAAGATAACTTAATGCCGGATAAAGAAATAAATGTAAGATATTTATGGATGCCGATGTAAAAAATAAATATATTCTCGCCGGCAAAATAGGCAGAGATGCACTGGAATACGCTCAAACACTCATAGAGCCAGGCGCATTATTCTATGATGTTGCAGAAAAAGCAGAGCAATTTATCCGGGATAAGGGTGCTGTACCATCATTTCCGGTCAATTTATCCATTAACAATGAAGCCGCACATTATACACCATATGAGGGGGACAAAAAGAAATTCAAGACCGGTGACCTTGTTAAAGTCGACCTCGGAGCTATGGTAGATGGCTATATGTCGGATAACGCCGCTACTATTGAAGTTGGAAACACCGGGAATTACAGCGATCTGATAGATGCAACAAGGGATGCCTTAAACTCCGCCATAAAAATACTGCGCCCACTTATTAATATATATAGAATCGGAGAAGAAATAGGGAATGTCATAACATCCCGTGGATTCAACCCCATAAAAAACCTCGGTGGACATGGAATTAACCGCTATGATCTGCACTCTGAAATTTTTATACCAAATTATGATGATGGGAACGATGAAACAATAAAAACGGACAAGGTTATTGCAATTGAACCATTTGCCAGCACAGGCATAGGAATGATACATAGCGGGCAGATGGGGAATATTTACATTATTGACAAGCCGGGAGTAAGGGACAGGGATGAGATTTTATATAAAAATTTCAATACGGCTCCATTCGCCGAAAGATGGGTTTCCAGGCTGATGAAAAATGATCAGGAGTACATAAGGAAGAAAATGTCAACAAAATATGTTTCAGGATTCCCTGTATTGAAAGAACACAGCAAGTCGATGATAGCCCAGTCAGAACATACTATAATGGTACTGGGAGACGAAATAATTGTTACAACAAAATAATTATTTTTCAATAGTTTTATTTATTATATTTTCGGCCTTATAAAGGACATCTTCCATTGAACTGTTTGCATCTATTTTTTCAATTTTTATCTGTTTTTGAGTAAACATTTTCATGTTACCCAGGAAGTATTCATAGTAATCCTGTATCGCTTTCAACCCTTCCCTCTCCTCCAGAATTGATAATTGCTTTCCCCTGAAATTCAAATTTTTCCTGCTATTCCTTATTCTTTCCAGGGCAACATCCAGATTGGCATCAAGATAAATTATCATATCTGGCAATTTTAGCATTTTTGATACTTCCATCATCCAGAGTACCGTTTCCTTCCTATCCCCAAAAAGTCCCTCAATCATGGGCCCTTCATAGGCAATGGACGATGCAAGATACCTGTCGCATATAACATTTTTATATCCATTTATTTCTTCCTGGTGCTCCAGCCTGTCATATGTGAACAGGAAAAAATTATAAAATGAATTGGAAGGGGTACTGAGGGTTTTCAGGTTTGCCAGCTGGAATTTATCAGTCGGCTCCCTGGTGAAGTGAATGTTATTAAATATTTTCCTGAGTGAATTTACAAGTGTTGTTTTTCCTGACCCGTCAATGCCTTCTATAGTGATAAACATTAAATGGTTATAATTAACGGTTATAAATTATTATTTATGTACCATGTCCATGGAAATTTAAAATAATTATTAATAGTAATTAATTATAACATATAAATGCTTCCTAGTATTGAAGAATTAAGAAAAATGCGAAAATCACTGGGTATAAGCCAGAAAGAACTGGCCCGTATCAGTGGGGTCAGCCAATCTTATATCGCAAGGCTGGAGAAGGGTGAAATCAATCCTGCATACGATAAGGTAAGAAAAATTTTTGAGTATCTCAACAATTCTGGAAACCGTGCCAAGGATATAGACATAAAGGCTGAACTTATAATGACAAAAGACGTTGACACATGCGAGATGAACGATTCCATAATATCAGCACTTAACAGGATGAGAGAAAAAGGATATTCACAGCTTCCTGTCGTAACATCGGATAAGAGGATTATAGGAACTATTACAGAATCCAATATTAATGACATGTTAATAAAAGGGACAAGCATAGAATCGCTGAAACATCTCATAATAAAGAAAGTTATGGGCAGTGTTCTACCGCAACTTGACAAGAATAGCCCTATATCCATGATATACCCCCTTTTAAAATACTCCAATGCAGTTTTAATAGTTGATGGGACAGAACTTAAAGGAATAATAACCAAAGCAGATGTGCTTAAAGCGGTTGAAACATATGGGTAATATAGTACTTTTTACATTATATGCAATAATTCTATTTGCTCCTGCGTTCATAGCCAATCCCGGTGCTGTAATAACCGGCGGGCACTGGGTAATAGACCGGGGAAAAACATACAAAGGCAAACGTATACTCGGAGATGGGAAATCATGGTCCGGATTTATAGGAGGATCTCTTATAGGAATATTATCAGGAATAATAATTTACTATATTGTTATAGTGCTGAGAATTCCATATCCTGATTACGGAAAAAACATTATAGACGCTATACTTGTCCTCATACCAATGAGTTTTGGCTCACTTCTGGGGGATATGTCCGGGTCCTTCATAAAGAGAAGAATAGGGATGAAGCGTGGAGCCCGCGGCTCAATACTGGACCAGTGGCCATTTGTTATAGTATCTTTCCTGCTGGTATTCATATTTGCAAGGGGATTCTTTATGCAGCTCTATGGAGACCTTATACCTGTTGCTGTAATATTGATTATAACGCCGCCAATACACAGGGGCGTAAATATACTGGCATACAAATTTAAAATGAAGGATGTTCCATGGTAAAAATGGTGATTGCTGTAAGAAAAGACCTCGCAATGGGGAAAGGGAAGATAGCTGCCCAGGTGGCACACGCAGCGGTAGCATGCACACTTATATCTATGAAAAAGAATAAAAAAACTTTTAATGAGTGGTATGAAACCGGACAGAAGAAAGTAGTTGTAAAGGTAGATAACCTGCAGGAAATTTATAAAATCAAGGAAGAGTGCAAAATTCTTGGAGTTATAAGTGAAACAATAACCGATGCAGGATTTACGCAGATTATCCCCGGCACAGTAACATGCATAGGCTTAGGCCCTGATGAAGACGACCTTCTCGATCAGATTACAGGGAGTTATGGATTGCTTTAGCCATGCATTCTGTTCATGCAATTTCAAATACCATGCTAAATTTCTCAGTTATATAAAATAATCTCAGGAAATAAAAAACTAAATACATTTTATGCTTGATGCTATATTATGCAAAATCATGGTTCTTCAATAATGCCATTGCATTACGGGCATCCCCCGGAATACCTCTATAAAAGAATGGTAAAACTTGGTGGGATTATTTCAGATCTTATGATTCAGAATTACAGTGAAAACTTCTTCCTGGAAAAAATTGCAGATCCGTTCTGGTTCCATTCATTATCATTAGCTATTGGATTTGACTGGAATTCCAGCGGAACAACAACTGCCACACTGAGTGCATTAAAAGACCATATCAATAGGGGTGACAGCTTAAGAATTATCGGAGGAAAAGGGAAGCACATGGGAAATATAGGGCAGGAGATCGCCATGATAGAATCTGAAGGAAATATTGAGGATAAATATCTCTACCGGATAAAGAAGGATGCGAAATCAATAGCAAAGGTGGATGAAAAGCTGCTCCAGGACGGATTTAACCTTTATATGCAATTTATTCTGATGGATTATAAAGGAAATTATACAATAGTCAACCAGGGCATGAATACTGTTTCAAGCCTTGCCAGGCGGTACCACTGGAAAAATAATGATATTTCTTTATATGATGATAAAAGGAATGGCATTTCCGGCTACGAAGAAAATATTGCACTTGACCTTTCAACCAGAAAAAGTGAAAAAAATAGGGAAGGAATAATAAATATAATACAGGACAACCCTATAAAATACAGCAAACAACGTTCACTGGACAATTTTATGGAATCGGCCCCTGTTCTTGACCTGAATTATAAGATCAACTGGCAGAAAATGAAAGAACTTTATGAGTATAATCCCGGCAAGTTCGATGAATTGATGGACATGCCTGGAATTTCAAAATCAACA from Ferroplasma acidiphilum carries:
- the map gene encoding type II methionyl aminopeptidase codes for the protein MDADVKNKYILAGKIGRDALEYAQTLIEPGALFYDVAEKAEQFIRDKGAVPSFPVNLSINNEAAHYTPYEGDKKKFKTGDLVKVDLGAMVDGYMSDNAATIEVGNTGNYSDLIDATRDALNSAIKILRPLINIYRIGEEIGNVITSRGFNPIKNLGGHGINRYDLHSEIFIPNYDDGNDETIKTDKVIAIEPFASTGIGMIHSGQMGNIYIIDKPGVRDRDEILYKNFNTAPFAERWVSRLMKNDQEYIRKKMSTKYVSGFPVLKEHSKSMIAQSEHTIMVLGDEIIVTTK
- the tmk gene encoding dTMP kinase: MFITIEGIDGSGKTTLVNSLRKIFNNIHFTREPTDKFQLANLKTLSTPSNSFYNFFLFTYDRLEHQEEINGYKNVICDRYLASSIAYEGPMIEGLFGDRKETVLWMMEVSKMLKLPDMIIYLDANLDVALERIRNSRKNLNFRGKQLSILEEREGLKAIQDYYEYFLGNMKMFTQKQIKIEKIDANSSMEDVLYKAENIINKTIEK
- a CDS encoding CBS domain-containing protein; the encoded protein is MLPSIEELRKMRKSLGISQKELARISGVSQSYIARLEKGEINPAYDKVRKIFEYLNNSGNRAKDIDIKAELIMTKDVDTCEMNDSIISALNRMREKGYSQLPVVTSDKRIIGTITESNINDMLIKGTSIESLKHLIIKKVMGSVLPQLDKNSPISMIYPLLKYSNAVLIVDGTELKGIITKADVLKAVETYG
- a CDS encoding CDP-2,3-bis-(O-geranylgeranyl)-sn-glycerol synthase translates to MGNIVLFTLYAIILFAPAFIANPGAVITGGHWVIDRGKTYKGKRILGDGKSWSGFIGGSLIGILSGIIIYYIVIVLRIPYPDYGKNIIDAILVLIPMSFGSLLGDMSGSFIKRRIGMKRGARGSILDQWPFVIVSFLLVFIFARGFFMQLYGDLIPVAVILIITPPIHRGVNILAYKFKMKDVPW
- the pth2 gene encoding peptidyl-tRNA hydrolase Pth2 — translated: MVKMVIAVRKDLAMGKGKIAAQVAHAAVACTLISMKKNKKTFNEWYETGQKKVVVKVDNLQEIYKIKEECKILGVISETITDAGFTQIIPGTVTCIGLGPDEDDLLDQITGSYGLL
- a CDS encoding DUF763 domain-containing protein; translation: MQNHGSSIMPLHYGHPPEYLYKRMVKLGGIISDLMIQNYSENFFLEKIADPFWFHSLSLAIGFDWNSSGTTTATLSALKDHINRGDSLRIIGGKGKHMGNIGQEIAMIESEGNIEDKYLYRIKKDAKSIAKVDEKLLQDGFNLYMQFILMDYKGNYTIVNQGMNTVSSLARRYHWKNNDISLYDDKRNGISGYEENIALDLSTRKSEKNREGIINIIQDNPIKYSKQRSLDNFMESAPVLDLNYKINWQKMKELYEYNPGKFDELMDMPGISKSTIRALSYLAEIVYGDKPSFADPVKYSFCLGGKDGVPKPVNVNDYDEAIKFYKEILNGNSNYAEISKRLARMSYRISSR